In the Archocentrus centrarchus isolate MPI-CPG fArcCen1 chromosome 11, fArcCen1, whole genome shotgun sequence genome, tcACTGAGTACCTTTAGTTTAATAATGGACTACATGAGAGGCAATGAGGAACAAATAAAAGTGGGATTATTTGATGCTTGATGATGACTGTCAggaactaaaacaaaacaaaatgatgctTTCAAGTCACCCCAGAAAcagatttttcaaaataaagctcaAAGAGAAAGCCGCTGacaaacaacaacagcggcTTTTAAGCTGTTTAaactcagagagagagatgatgtTACTGCAGGACAGTTTGATGCTTAAGTGAAAATGAAAGCCAAAAACCGCGAAGAAACTGATAATCATGTCGTCCCTTCTGTGTCCAAATCAGTGCCAGTTTCAGCCGCGGTGAGCTTAGCTGCCGTAGAGGAGGGAGTGCCGGGCGAGGGGGGGGCCTCTGCCCACTGAAGCGTCCAGTTTGTTTCTCACAGGCAGCTCCGCCCCAAAGCCCGCCTCAATACGTTTACCATCACACAGCGAGTCACGAGTGCTCACACAGTTAGAGCAGATTTCTAACAGGTGAGTGTGTATTGTTGGGCACGCACACAGTTTCACTCCACAAGTCACCGACATGACGACGACAATTTCCCTTTTAGTGTGCAATAAATCAGCCGCATCCTCATTACAAGAAGTCCAGCTCCAGCGCTTGGTGAAGGGACACGAGGTCGCCGTGATTGGAGATCCGCCAGAAAGGCATGTTGtgctgcagaggagggagagaaaaaccAGGCATCAGAAAACAGAGCGTGTAAAAGGTGACGCGCAGTGTTTCACTACACCAAGCTCACCGAAGCCGGACAATCCAAGATGATGGAGTTCATCCACAGGAAGAGAGATTTACTGAAGGAGCAGCTCATTACACGGCTCTCTTATTTATGAGCTTTGCAATTGAATTATTTCCAGATAAATAAAGTTCATAATTTAAGGAAACTACAAGAAGAAACCACAGTGGCTTTGGATCACTGCAGTGTTTACAGGCACCTGAGCAAAACTTGAATCCAGcagcttctgtgtgtgttacACCCAGTCAACTACTCTGTGCTGCATAATGTCATATTCTTCCTGAAGCTGAAGTTTTAagtatttagttttgtttctggGGTGAGCGCACTTACATCACTGAGCGTAAGCTCCTTAGGCTCAAACACTTCAGGTTAGAGTCGTAGTAACCTTACTTACATCTGCAGTCTGCACCCACTGGAGGTGCCTGTGATCTCATTTTCTAGTTTTTTTCTAGAAAACCAGTTTCTTTACTGCTGGACTGTAAATAGGAGGCCACTCAGTGTCGGCCAGGATCATTTTTATGGTGCTGATACGATAAATggatgctttgtttttttccctggaACAGGAGCTCAtgttcaggggaaaaaaaaaaaaatcccattcgGCAGTGAACACGTGTGCCTGCATCCTTTTTTCTAGAAGTCTCATATTCTGCCCGACAAAAAACACAATCAAAGCCTTTTAACACTGAAATGAGTTAAAAGGTCACTACTTTAGGGGTCCTGTGACGCTGCAGTTTGTCTAAATGTAGCTCAATGAGATATCTTACACAAAAAGAAGGCATTGGTTGAGTTTTACCTGTTTCGCTGCAAACTCCTCATCTCGACCGTCGCCTATCACCACATACGTCACTTTTTTCCCGAAGCGAGAGATGATCCTCTCGAAGCAGCTCTCTTTCCCTGCGTAACAGGAAACCACGGGGAAGAGCAAAGTAAAGCATCAGCATCAAGTTTACTCAGAGTTTGAgtttaaacacacagaaaaaggtCTGCACGCGTACCTATTTTTGTGGCACTGTAGATGTTCTCGATGGGGAAGACCTCTCCCAGGCCGTAGAGCAACACTCTGGCCAGAGCTGGAACCAGCTGAGTCGTGGTGACCAACACGTTCATACACTTCCCCCTGTTGGtgggtgacacacacacacacacacacacacacacacacacacacacacacacacacacacacagttaaattTAAGAAAATTCGTAAGTGGCCCAACATCATCCTAACAATGAGCAGTGGGGAATCAATGTCTACTCCTGGAATAActtaaagaattaaaaagacCAGACACCATCACAGCTGTACAAGTAGCACATGAGTCGGGGTTAAAGGTGAACCTCAAACATATGAGTGGAGTAAACATCACATTCACAATGACAGGAGGACTGTGTGTAATCTGATCGGAGGCTCTCAAACCTGGACTGGATGAGCAGCAGAGACTTCAGTGCCGTGCTCAGCCAGGCGTCGGTAACGTTCTCGATCTCGGACCGAAGCCTTAAAAGCAGCTCCCTCTTCATGGGACTCAGCAGgcctggaagacaaaaaaacatcCATCTGTGGCGAGCCTTTGGGAACGGCCTTTTCACTGCGAGGTCGTAACTCCATCAGGAGCGACACAGAAATGCActcctttattaaaaaaaaaagtctaaaatggTGTACAGCAGCGCTTTTTAAAACTCTCGTTAATATAAAGAGTAACACTAaggtttctgtttagttttagctgcagagctgaaacagcagcaggaaaataAGGAGAAAATAAATCAGACCATTCTGTGTTTGcttcctttttccttctttggaCCGCGACACTAAGTTTAGTGTTTGGGATTCAAAAAGTGTGGAGGTGCATGTTTCTATACCCTGAGGACAGATGACTATATAATGTATGGGAGTCTGCTCCAATCTTTTCTGCatatgtttgtctgtgtgaggGGATGGACTGAGTTCAGCTGACTGGCTGAGACGGTGGCCTGTGACTCGGGACGCTCCTGGAAAACAGTTTAGCACTCAAAAAAAACTGGGAGGAGTGAGAGTCTAAggtaagaaaacaaacagtgtgACTTTATAATCACGTGAAACTGTCAATCACATTCTTGGATAATTGCTTCCTTTTAGAAGCAGCTGAAATGTGTGACAGGTCAAATGTTATATGCCTGTTTACTCTGAGTGCTGCTGAATCCTGCAGGGCCGTCTACAACTTCCTGTTAGAGAGTGAAAGGAGGACGGTGGTGACGCTGTAGCTGCATCATATCTTAGAACCAAAGCTtgactgaatgaataaaatatgaagcATTTGTTTTAACATCTTGTAGTTCTAGGAGCAACACTCAGTTATTAAGTCACATGTCTGTAACTGCTGGAGCTTCTGCAGGCTCTCTTCTTTCCACCTTCAGACCTCCAGTGAATCGGCCTTTGTGCAGGATGTTAactgatgtaaaattatttatttaatccttTTTTCTCCTGTTAGCAGTCAGGCACCTTTCTGTTCTTTGATTTGAGAGGGTAAGTTTCAGATATCCCACATTagccttaaataaataaagagcttAAGTTCCCGTCACAGctggtttctttgttttaatgtaaGAAGGGTTTTTCCTTCAGTTTAGCAGCAGCAGATTATTTCTGAGCTCCCGTCTCTTAAGCCTTCAGATGATGCTGCTTTGCAAACTCACCCCCAACATTTCCCTTGTAGCTGTTATAGATCTCTTTTAGCCGGCGGTAGCGAAAGGCCAGTTTGCGCATCCACTCCACCCCCCCCTGGACTCCCGTGGTGGCTCCCGATGCACCTCCGCTGCTGGGGCCATTAAAGCCGTCTGCCATGAAGTTGTAGTTGCTGAAATAAGGAAAAAGCAGCCGTGAGTACATCGGACGACACAAAGCATTTTGTAGTGGGTCTGTTAGTTGGTGGGGGCAGCATGTAACACACCTCAGGTCCTGTCCATTGTCATCAGAGGCCACATCCTCAACATGGACTTGATCACACTCCTTGAAGAAAACACAAGTAGAGGGATTCTTTTCCTCGTTTTGTTAGGAACTATTTCATCATGTACTCATCAAACATTTGCTTTATTAAAACTAAAACACCTATGACCAGTGACTGGGGGGGTCTTTGTACACCTTTAACCTGTCAAAACACAAGGAGGTGGAAGAGGGAAAAACTCGCCAGCAACCTGATTATTATGCACCTTTCAAACAGCCTCCCTTTAGATTGGCTGCAGGTTTAGAACCACTCGTATCAGGAAACGACACCTCTGCAAGTATTTGTTGGATGCAAACAAGTATTAATGCAGTTCAATTAATGCAGCTGCCTGTTTGTATCTGACATACATGAATTTCTAGTGAACTCAGTGACCTCGTTAGGAGATCGGGAATTCTGGTTTGTACCAGCTGCTGTGAACAGAAGCAAAAGCTGCTTTTCTCCAATATTCACTCCGGTCTAAACAAACTTCACTGTTACCTCCAGGTCGTTGAAGAAAAGGTGGGTGTCTGCCAGCTCAAAGATCAGCTCCTCCATCTGTAAGCCCAAGTTCAGCACAGTCGCTGGGTCCTgggagaaaagggaaaaaaaaaaaaaaacaggcccaCAATCAGCATGTTACACAACAAGCTGTGTAACACCTTTGTGCGCTCTAAGGTTTTAATCTTTGGAGACACCAACCTTGCCAAACTTCTGTGCGTAAGAGCCGGTGAGCAATGAGTGGAATATAATGATGGTTTCATCCAAATCCCATAAAAAAATGCgctgaaacacaaaataatcagattattctctgcactgtaatCCACATTAAACTCTTATTTTACAGGAGCTGTATTTTATCCCACACagcagggttaaaaaaaaaaagcaccattaCATTTCAAAGTGTTATTGATTTGATAGTTTGCAACATAAAGTGGACTCTGGACTTGCCACAGATGTTGATTAGCtcctttaataaatgtttaatgggGGTTTAGTTTAAAACCGCTGGTTTCATAATTAAATCAAATGGCTACCTCCAGGTCAGTGTCAGGAGGCACAGAGTTGTCAGACTTCTTGCCCTTCCCTTTGGATTTGCCCACCGAGTTTCTGCGGCCAACCTCGTCCTGGTCTCGAGCTCCAGCAGGGACTGCCACATTTGTGGGCAGAGCCGCGCCTACGGGCAGGTTTTCTGCTGGGGACGCATCTAAAATAAGACAGAGGATGTGAGTGTGGGGGGGTCCGGCATAAAAATGAGCCAAATCAAATGTGCAGCGACCGCTTTGTGAATAAAGAAGCAGCCGAAAGaagttttttaatcatttagatTCTCACTTAAATTCTTATTTAACAGCACAACATTATCTAGATTGTCAGATTTAGATGCTGCAGAATTAATTTGGCACTAATCACAGTCATGATGGATGATCTAAAGCTAAAAGCAGCATTCCTGAAACAGACTCAACAAAACCTCAATCTCAGTCAGTCCAGGACTACATCAGAAAACactgaagctgttttcacacatgaacttttTTCACAGGTaacacagagcaggaaacagtctgcttcacacacacacacacacgggcacaTCTGGAAATCATCTGTTTAGTTTAGGTGAGAGCGTGCAGGAAATAGGAACACACTGTTCCCTCACTAGCAGTGAATGCACCAGAATATTAGCTGCTCTTTTCACACTTTAGCATAACCTGGTATCACACAGACTTTAGCAGGAAGCTGGCAGTTTAATGTCTGATCCAACTGCTTTAAATTTCTCACATGCACCTCTGAAATGTCTGCAGCAGCTCAAGGCTGCAGTGCGTGTGTAAAAAGAGCTCGAGTCAGCCTAAAACCAGAGAAGTGCAGCGGTTATTATTTATATGGAGCTAACTTTTAGAAACATAGTGCCATGAGAAATTTTTGTTTACGCATCCTCGCTATTACCTCTATTAGAGAAAGACCAAAGGAACGGTTTACCCTGCTGGGGTAGGGTTACCCCACCCTGGAGTGGGGTGGGTATCCTTGTAACCCCTCGGCTTTCTCTCTGTATGTTGGAGCTTTTAACCAGTGGATGAGAGGTTCacttccctgcaccttcaggcAAGAGAACAGGTTCTGACTATTGTTTGTGATTATGCACCAAAtggcagttcagagtacccagccttcttggagtcactgggtggaGAACTCAAtggtgctccatccagtgactccgtagtcctactgggagacttcaacgctcacgtggccaacaacagtgagacctggaggggcgttaGTGGGAGAAACAGCCttcctgatctgaacccgagtggtgttctgttacTGGACTTCAGTGAAaaccagtttgtccataatgaactcCATGTGCGAATGTGAGAACACCCTAGGTGGCAGAtctgatgatcgattttgtgatcgtatcatcagatctgcgacCGTatgaggagctgagctgtcaactgatcaccaccaggtggcagtggaggatgctggacagacctggtgcacctaaaagGTATAGTGAGGGtacgctgggaatgcctggcaaaGGCCCCAGTCTGTGAGTCCTTCCAACTTTCACCTCCTGCAGAACTCTGACAGCTTTCCAAGGAAGACTGAAAacactgagtctgaatggaccatgttccacacctacATTGTTGAGGCTACTGCATGAAGCTGTGGCTGAATCAGGTGGTGGAgcctggaggtgaagggagccatcaagctgaaaaacgagtcctatcgggcttgattagcttgtgggactctggaggcagctgatgggtaccggcaggccaagcagaatgctgCCTGGGCCGTGGAAGAAGCCATAACTCGGGTGCAGACAGAGTTCAGTGAGGCCGTGGAAAAGACTTCCCGTCTGCCTCGAAGAGATTCTGGcgaaccgtcaggcgactcaggaggggaaagcggtgctctactcacaagGTGTATAGTGCAGGttgggtggtggaaggaatactttgacgacctccttaatcccactgacacatcTTCTGTAAAGGAAGCAAGAAACTGGGGACAAGGGGGACGGGGTCCACGGGAGTTTGctcatccagtctacatgtgttttgtgaacTTGTTGAAACCATTCGACTGTGTGTCTCGGGGTACTTGTCCAGGTATAGACAAGAAGCAGAAGGCTTCCATCTTAGTGTCCTCAGAGTCTCACCCTTGATTTTtctggatgatgcggtcctgctggcttcatcaggtggtggcctccagctcgcactggAGCGGTTTTGCACTCAAGTGTGAAGCGGAGGGTATGAGAatctccaagtctgaggccatggtcctcaggtggaaaagggtggagtgccccctctgggtcagggatgagttgctgcctcaGGTGGAGGAGtgtaagtatctcggggtcttgttcacgagtgatgggagaagggagcagaaGACTGACAGATCAGGActgtctgcagtgatgaagaagctgcaccggtctgttgtggcGATTTACCAGtggatctacgtccctaccctcacctatggtcacaaacTTTGGGTAGTGAGTGAAAGAACGAGATCATGGATACAAGAagcggaaatgagcttcccctgaagggtggctggcctctcccttagaggcAGGGTGAAGAATACAGTGATTCGAGAGGGGcttagagctgctgctcctccacattgaaagcgTTGAGGTGGTTTGTGCATCTGACTGAGACACCTCCTGCACGagatgttctgggcatgtcctactgggaggaggcctcgaggcagacccaggactcggtggagagattatatctctggagttagaaaaaaaaattcaagttcCCCCAAATGAGCTGGAGGTGATTGGGGAGATGGAGTTCTGGGTTTCTGAACTTatgctgctgcccccatgacctggccccaataaataaaaatcaatgcatGGATATCCTCACTGTAGTTTTTGTGCCTCAAATGTATGTACAGCACTGTATGTTTATGTTGTACTGCTAATCAATATGTGCTGTGGAACAAAGTAATTGATCACACGATGGTTttgaaacaggaaaataaatccGATTATAATGAgagattgcaaaaaaaaaaaaaaaacctctgggaGGCAGTCCAGCTGATGCAGCCTCCTCCGATTTCACCGCTGAATATCCGGCTACCCCCACACCACCGCTGTGCTCATCGCTGCTGGGAAGCCCAGCGGGCACGTAGCTGGAAGGAAGAGTGTAGTACTGAGAGAACTGACTCTGTCCCAGAGAGTTATAGCTGCTAAAATCCTGGAGAGAaatgaaacaacaaacacacGTGATCAGCAGAATGATGGGAAAAGGCTCCACACAGGGCTGACTAACAATACGCAGAAACAATCTCATCTTTTTAAGAAGCTCTAATATCACTGAACATAACATGAACTCAGGTTCTGAGTCAGAGAGTCAGAGAAACCCTCTGTGATCAAAACCTGATCCCCAAAACATCCACCTGCCCTCAGTCAAAGATATAAATACTGAAGGAAGTTTGAGTTGCTCACATTGCAAACATCTGGGTGCTTTTAATATAGATCACTACATACATACAGGCCAGCATAGAATCTTGATCAAATACATACAAGACTGCAGTTTTAATTGAGATTTGTGATGTATGACTTTGCTTGCATATATTCATAACTTGAACTCTGagtgttttcttttagttttttgatcattttaaagacaaaatttGCACAAAATTGTTTCATTTCTTCTGAAAATGAACTATTCAATTTTCCACTCCTACAGTGCACTCACCACTATTTAATAAACACACTGAGAcagttttattctttattttacagtggAAACCCCTCAGGTCTCTCTCACCTGATGGGCCACTGCTGAGGAGGTTGTAGTTGCGGCTGTAGCTGAAGGGATGTTGGAGTACACACTGGATGTTGTGAAGCTTGAGCCTGGAGAAAGAAAACACTCTTATTATAACAGTtgcaaagattttttaaaaatttacttCTATATGATCTTATGATGCCAAGAGAGGAAATCAGAGTTGTGCCGCTGCAGGTTTTCCTTTATTGTGTTCTTCAGGTATTTGCAGACAGTGAGGCAGAGTGAGATGGCAGCTTGCCTTGGCTGGGGTATGAGTAGTGCAGCTGGCCTGGCTGGGTTGAGGTATATGTGGAGCTGAAGCTGAGAAACCCAGACTGGCCACCAGAGGGTGCATCAGGCAGCCCTGTCTCTGTTTTTATGCCTGGCCACATAGCACCTGAAGATGAAAGAGAGCAATGGAAGCTGAAGATGAAAGAGgcggcagggaaaaaaaaaaaaagtgggtcaATGAAGATGCAGCAAAGTTAGGAAACCGGGTACTCCAGTCaggaactgtgtgtgtgaaagcagagTTTAAAAGCAGACTGATTCCACAGCGCCAAAGCACAGTGAGGCCTTTAAAGCAAAGTAATAAGGTGTGAGGCTCAGTTTTTAGAGAGCAGACAGTCCCTAAAAAACAAGGGCTGTCTGAAAAGAGCGGGCACTGACCAAAAGGTGGGAGGCCGTAGGTCTGGCCTGTCTGGGGGAAGGATGAGTACACAGTGGACTGGCCCAGAGGGGGAAACGCCACCTGACCGGTGTATGACGTTACTGCTGGgctgaaagagagacagagaggattACTGCCTGCAACCCAACTGGG is a window encoding:
- the eya3 gene encoding protein phosphatase EYA3 isoform X1, with the translated sequence MSGRSAAEMDDSQELPAKKAKIDIDSGPKKEPGNLGDDGSPAAVLGSSEQDSSYAALSTTQIDPGEQEQSSADRGPASQPCADSINSYGHSASDATVTSEYTQQVYQGSTPAVTSYTGQVAFPPLGQSTVYSSFPQTGQTYGLPPFGAMWPGIKTETGLPDAPSGGQSGFLSFSSTYTSTQPGQLHYSYPSQGSSFTTSSVYSNIPSATAATTTSSAVAHQDFSSYNSLGQSQFSQYYTLPSSYVPAGLPSSDEHSGGVGVAGYSAVKSEEAASAGLPPRDASPAENLPVGAALPTNVAVPAGARDQDEVGRRNSVGKSKGKGKKSDNSVPPDTDLERIFLWDLDETIIIFHSLLTGSYAQKFGKDPATVLNLGLQMEELIFELADTHLFFNDLEECDQVHVEDVASDDNGQDLSNYNFMADGFNGPSSGGASGATTGVQGGVEWMRKLAFRYRRLKEIYNSYKGNVGGLLSPMKRELLLRLRSEIENVTDAWLSTALKSLLLIQSRGKCMNVLVTTTQLVPALARVLLYGLGEVFPIENIYSATKIGKESCFERIISRFGKKVTYVVIGDGRDEEFAAKQHNMPFWRISNHGDLVSLHQALELDFL
- the eya3 gene encoding protein phosphatase EYA3 isoform X2, producing MSGRSAAEMDDSQELPAKKAKIDIDSGPKKEPGNLGDDGSPAAVLGSSEQDSSYAALSTTQIDPGEQEQSSADRGPASQPCADSINSYGHSASDATVTSEYTQQVYQGSTPAVTSYTGQVAFPPLGQSTVYSSFPQTGQTYGLPPFGSSFTTSSVYSNIPSATAATTTSSAVAHQDFSSYNSLGQSQFSQYYTLPSSYVPAGLPSSDEHSGGVGVAGYSAVKSEEAASAGLPPRDASPAENLPVGAALPTNVAVPAGARDQDEVGRRNSVGKSKGKGKKSDNSVPPDTDLERIFLWDLDETIIIFHSLLTGSYAQKFGKDPATVLNLGLQMEELIFELADTHLFFNDLEECDQVHVEDVASDDNGQDLSNYNFMADGFNGPSSGGASGATTGVQGGVEWMRKLAFRYRRLKEIYNSYKGNVGGLLSPMKRELLLRLRSEIENVTDAWLSTALKSLLLIQSRGKCMNVLVTTTQLVPALARVLLYGLGEVFPIENIYSATKIGKESCFERIISRFGKKVTYVVIGDGRDEEFAAKQHNMPFWRISNHGDLVSLHQALELDFL